A stretch of Bordetella genomosp. 13 DNA encodes these proteins:
- a CDS encoding peptide chain release factor 3 encodes MNISQEVARRRTFAIISHPDAGKTTLTEKLLLFAGAIQIAGSVKARKASRHASSDWMEIEKQRGISVASSVMQMEYRDCVINLLDTPGHQDFSEDTYRVLTAVDAALMVIDAANGVEPQTIRLLQVCRARNTPIITFINKMDREVREPLDLLAEIESHLGMDAVPFSWPVGMGKAFGGVFDIRRDRMRLFRPGQERRSDDDDIIAGLKNPEIAQRFGAAFEQASGEIDLINEAAPAFDRDAFLAGKQTPVFFGSAINNFGVQEVLDALVDQAPPPGARQAMERVVQPEEPKFTGVVFKVQANMDPAHRDRVAFVRVSSGRFERGMRLKVARTNKEMRPNNVVSFLSQRRELLDEAYAGDVIGIPNHGVLQLGDVLTEGESLRFTGLPFFAPELFQAVEVKDPLRTKQLRVGLTQLGEEGAIQVFRPEAAGGALLLGAVGQLQFEVVAHRLKTEYGVDARMMPSRYTMARWITSDDPKALRKFMDANAAHIAYDVVDAVAFLIGSPAQLRVAEELYPNVKFHAMREHGGKVFADKV; translated from the coding sequence ATGAACATCTCCCAAGAAGTCGCGCGGCGACGCACCTTCGCCATCATCTCCCACCCCGACGCCGGCAAGACCACGCTGACCGAGAAGCTGCTGCTGTTCGCGGGCGCCATCCAGATCGCCGGCAGCGTCAAGGCCCGCAAGGCCTCGCGCCACGCCTCGTCCGACTGGATGGAGATCGAGAAGCAGCGCGGCATCTCGGTGGCCTCGTCGGTGATGCAGATGGAGTACCGCGACTGCGTCATCAACCTGCTCGACACCCCGGGCCACCAGGATTTCTCCGAAGACACCTACCGCGTGCTCACGGCGGTGGACGCGGCCCTCATGGTCATCGACGCGGCCAACGGCGTCGAGCCGCAGACCATCCGCCTGCTGCAGGTCTGCCGTGCGCGCAACACGCCCATCATCACGTTCATCAACAAGATGGACCGCGAGGTGCGCGAGCCGCTGGACCTGCTGGCCGAGATCGAGTCGCACCTGGGCATGGACGCCGTGCCTTTTTCGTGGCCGGTGGGCATGGGCAAGGCGTTCGGCGGCGTGTTCGACATCCGCCGCGACCGCATGCGCCTGTTCCGTCCGGGCCAGGAGCGCCGCTCGGATGACGACGACATCATCGCAGGCCTGAAGAATCCCGAGATCGCCCAGCGCTTCGGCGCCGCCTTCGAACAGGCCAGCGGCGAAATCGACCTGATCAACGAGGCGGCCCCCGCCTTCGACCGCGACGCCTTCCTGGCCGGCAAGCAGACGCCGGTGTTCTTCGGCTCGGCCATCAACAACTTCGGCGTGCAGGAAGTGCTGGACGCGCTGGTCGACCAGGCCCCGCCCCCCGGCGCCCGCCAGGCCATGGAGCGCGTGGTGCAGCCCGAAGAGCCCAAGTTCACCGGCGTGGTGTTCAAGGTGCAGGCCAACATGGACCCGGCGCACCGCGACCGCGTGGCCTTCGTGCGCGTCAGCTCGGGCCGGTTCGAGCGCGGCATGCGCCTGAAGGTGGCCCGCACCAACAAGGAAATGCGCCCGAACAACGTGGTGTCATTCCTGTCGCAACGCCGCGAACTGCTCGACGAGGCCTATGCCGGCGACGTCATCGGCATTCCGAACCACGGCGTGCTGCAGCTGGGCGACGTGCTCACCGAAGGCGAATCGCTGCGCTTCACCGGCCTGCCGTTCTTCGCGCCCGAACTCTTTCAGGCGGTAGAGGTCAAAGATCCATTGCGTACCAAGCAGCTGCGCGTCGGCCTTACCCAATTGGGCGAAGAGGGCGCCATCCAGGTGTTCCGGCCCGAGGCGGCCGGCGGGGCGCTGCTGCTGGGTGCGGTGGGGCAACTGCAATTCGAGGTGGTGGCGCATCGCCTGAAAACGGAGTACGGCGTGGACGCCCGCATGATGCCTTCGCGCTACACCATGGCGCGCTGGATCACGTCGGACGACCCCAAGGCGCTGCGCAAGTTCATGGATGCCAATGCTGCCCATATCGCCTATGATGTGGTGGACGCGGTGGCCTTCCTGATCGGCTCTCCTGCCCAATTGCGCGTAGCCGAGGAGCTGTATCCAAATGTCAAATTTCACGCCATGCGCGAGCATGGCGGCAAGGTCTTCGCAGACAAGGTCTAG
- a CDS encoding LysE family transporter, whose translation MQLSTWLTFFVAAWAISFSPGAGAISAMSSGLKYGFARGYWNTAGLIMGILLQFVIVGVGLGAVLAASETAFTIVKYLGVAYLVYLGVRQIRTDAAPVAVDNGDPGKASIRELVVRGMLINVVNPKGTVFLLAVVPQFIDPSQPLTMQYAALAGTLAFTDLVAMGLYTLLAAKVLRLLRDARHIRWMNRVFGSLFILAGVFLATFRRHG comes from the coding sequence ATGCAACTCTCCACCTGGTTGACGTTCTTCGTGGCCGCCTGGGCCATCTCGTTCTCGCCCGGCGCGGGCGCCATCTCGGCCATGTCGTCGGGCCTGAAGTACGGATTCGCTCGCGGCTACTGGAACACGGCGGGGCTCATCATGGGCATCCTGCTGCAGTTCGTGATCGTGGGCGTGGGCCTGGGCGCGGTGCTTGCCGCCTCCGAAACGGCCTTCACCATCGTCAAGTACCTGGGCGTGGCTTACCTGGTCTACCTGGGCGTGCGCCAGATCCGCACCGATGCCGCCCCGGTGGCCGTGGACAACGGCGATCCCGGCAAGGCGTCGATCCGCGAGCTTGTCGTGCGCGGCATGCTGATTAATGTAGTCAATCCGAAGGGCACGGTATTCCTGCTGGCCGTGGTGCCGCAGTTCATCGACCCTTCGCAACCGCTCACGATGCAGTACGCGGCGCTGGCCGGCACGCTGGCCTTCACCGACCTGGTGGCGATGGGCCTGTATACGCTGCTGGCCGCCAAGGTGCTGCGCCTGCTGCGCGACGCCCGCCACATACGCTGGATGAACCGCGTGTTCGGTTCCCTGTTCATCCTGGCAGGCGTGTTCCTGGCCACGTTCCGGCGCCACGGCTGA
- a CDS encoding DEAD/DEAH box helicase, translated as MNTTVSFADLGLVDTLLRAIAETGYTAPTPIQAQAIPQVLKGGDLLAAAQTGTGKTAGFTLPILQRLSQTKPALKKPGRPRCLILTPTRELTAQVAESVQTYGKYTGLSAMVMFGGVNINPQITALKRPLDILVATPGRLLDHAGQKTIDLSGVEILVLDEADRMLDMGFIRDIRKVLALLPKQRQNLLFSATFSDEIRTLARGVLHDPGEVSVTPRNTATELVTQTMHLVAQSHKRDLVSHLIRENGWHQVLVFTRTKHGANRLAEKLVKDGLSAAAIHGNKSQSARTRALSGFKDGSVAVLVATDIAARGLDIDQLPLVINFELPNVPEDYVHRIGRTGRAGATGAAISLVDDSEIKLLKAIERLISKTIERKPVTGWTPPARSAADEREDERDDDDRPRGGRRPQRSDGRPGQGAAGRGGNGGRPGQGNAARGHGAGQGAGQGRPAQQPARAAQPRNGDRQPAGGDRRDAGRPQTAHRTEGAPQRSGAPRPAGGNPRGGVLLGK; from the coding sequence TTGAATACCACTGTTTCCTTTGCCGACCTCGGACTGGTCGACACGCTGTTGCGCGCCATCGCCGAAACCGGCTACACCGCGCCCACTCCCATCCAGGCTCAGGCCATTCCGCAAGTGCTCAAGGGCGGCGACCTGCTGGCCGCCGCGCAGACCGGCACGGGCAAGACCGCCGGATTCACGCTGCCCATCCTGCAACGCCTGTCGCAGACCAAGCCCGCGCTGAAGAAGCCCGGTCGCCCCCGCTGCCTGATCCTGACCCCCACGCGCGAACTGACCGCGCAGGTGGCCGAGTCGGTGCAGACCTACGGCAAGTACACCGGCCTGTCGGCCATGGTGATGTTCGGCGGCGTCAACATCAACCCGCAGATCACGGCGCTGAAGAGGCCGCTGGACATCCTGGTGGCCACGCCCGGCCGCCTGCTGGACCACGCCGGCCAGAAGACCATCGACCTGTCCGGCGTCGAGATCCTGGTACTGGACGAAGCCGACCGCATGCTGGACATGGGCTTCATCCGCGACATCCGCAAAGTCTTGGCGCTGTTGCCGAAGCAGCGCCAGAACCTGCTGTTCTCGGCCACGTTCTCGGACGAGATCCGTACGCTGGCGCGTGGCGTGCTGCACGACCCGGGCGAAGTCTCGGTCACGCCGCGCAACACCGCCACCGAACTGGTCACGCAGACCATGCACCTGGTCGCCCAATCGCACAAGCGCGACCTGGTCAGCCACCTGATCCGCGAGAACGGCTGGCATCAGGTGCTGGTGTTCACGCGCACCAAGCACGGCGCCAACCGCCTGGCCGAGAAGCTGGTCAAGGACGGCCTGTCGGCCGCCGCCATCCACGGCAACAAGAGCCAGTCGGCCCGCACCCGCGCGCTGTCGGGCTTCAAGGATGGCAGCGTCGCCGTGCTCGTGGCCACCGACATCGCCGCGCGCGGCCTGGACATCGATCAGCTGCCGCTGGTCATCAACTTCGAACTGCCCAACGTGCCCGAGGACTACGTGCACCGCATCGGCCGCACCGGCCGTGCCGGCGCCACGGGCGCGGCGATCTCGCTGGTGGACGACAGCGAGATCAAGCTGCTGAAGGCCATCGAACGCCTGATCAGCAAGACTATCGAGCGCAAGCCCGTCACGGGCTGGACGCCCCCGGCGCGCAGCGCCGCGGACGAACGCGAGGACGAGCGCGACGACGACGACCGTCCGCGCGGCGGCCGCCGCCCGCAGCGTTCCGACGGCCGACCGGGCCAGGGCGCGGCGGGCCGCGGCGGCAACGGCGGCCGTCCCGGCCAGGGCAATGCCGCACGCGGTCATGGCGCAGGCCAGGGCGCCGGCCAGGGCCGCCCGGCGCAGCAGCCCGCGCGCGCCGCGCAACCACGCAACGGCGACCGCCAGCCGGCGGGAGGCGACCGTCGGGATGCCGGCCGTCCGCAGACGGCGCATCGCACCGAGGGCGCCCCGCAGCGCAGCGGCGCGCCGCGTCCTGCGGGCGGCAACCCGCGTGGCGGCGTGCTGCTGGGCAAGTAA
- a CDS encoding dipeptide ABC transporter ATP-binding protein: MALLDIDAIRIEFPSRRGNQVAVDGVSLSLDPGEILGVVGESGAGKSTIGNAVIGLLEAPGRLAGGEVRLEGRRIDTLPPHEQRKVRGRRIGMIFQDPLTSLDPLQTVESQLVETMQVHLHVSQAEGRRRAVDLLKQVGIDEPELRVKQYPHQFSGGMRQRVVIALALCCEPEVIIADEPTTALDVSIQAQILDLLRRLCKEKRVGMIIITHDMGVIADVTDRVAVLYRGRLVEQGPTKKILGDPDHPYTRSLISAVPRPDVKLRRFPLVTYIEDVRTPVAPMDVATHWLGQRRDFAGAGRGGPLVQARGLGMQFVLRNAFFKRNRRTLDAVKQVDLSIAEGEVFGLVGESGSGKSTVARLIAGLYTPSSGSVTFAGTDLTAMRGNEKALNPFRRQIQMVFQDPYSSVNPRMRVLDIVAEPIRFHRLADNEEQARRIVADLLDVVGLGAQAAQRYPHEFSGGQRQRICIARALATRPRFLICDEPTSALDVSIQAQILNLLKDLQEQLRLTMLFISHDLPVIRQMCDRVGVMRHGQLLEVADTETLFRTPRHEYTQHLLGLMPRLQAMSREGLEIESATAMARYAR; encoded by the coding sequence ATGGCCCTGCTAGACATCGACGCCATCCGCATCGAGTTCCCCAGCCGCCGGGGCAACCAGGTCGCCGTCGACGGCGTCTCGCTGTCGCTGGACCCGGGCGAGATACTGGGCGTGGTGGGCGAATCCGGCGCCGGCAAGTCCACCATCGGCAACGCCGTCATCGGCCTGCTCGAGGCGCCCGGACGCCTGGCCGGCGGCGAGGTGCGGCTTGAAGGGCGACGCATCGACACGCTGCCGCCGCACGAGCAGCGCAAGGTGCGCGGCCGCCGCATCGGCATGATCTTCCAGGATCCGCTGACCTCGCTCGACCCGCTGCAGACGGTGGAAAGCCAGTTGGTCGAGACCATGCAGGTGCACCTGCACGTATCACAGGCCGAGGGACGGCGCCGCGCCGTCGACTTGCTGAAGCAGGTGGGCATCGACGAACCCGAGCTGCGCGTGAAGCAGTATCCGCACCAGTTCTCGGGCGGCATGCGGCAGCGCGTGGTGATCGCGCTGGCGCTGTGCTGCGAACCCGAAGTCATCATCGCCGACGAGCCCACCACGGCGCTGGACGTGTCCATCCAGGCCCAGATCCTGGACCTGCTGCGCAGGCTGTGCAAAGAAAAGCGCGTCGGGATGATCATCATCACGCACGACATGGGCGTGATCGCCGACGTGACCGACCGCGTGGCCGTGCTGTATCGCGGCCGGCTGGTCGAGCAGGGCCCCACGAAGAAGATCCTGGGCGACCCCGACCATCCCTATACGCGCAGCCTGATCTCGGCGGTGCCGAGACCCGACGTGAAGCTGCGGCGCTTTCCGCTGGTCACGTACATCGAAGACGTGCGCACGCCCGTCGCGCCGATGGACGTCGCCACGCACTGGCTGGGGCAGCGCCGCGATTTCGCAGGCGCAGGCCGCGGCGGTCCCCTGGTGCAGGCGCGGGGCCTGGGCATGCAGTTCGTGCTGCGCAACGCGTTTTTCAAGCGCAACCGGCGCACGCTGGATGCGGTGAAGCAGGTGGACCTGTCCATCGCCGAAGGCGAGGTCTTCGGCCTGGTGGGCGAATCGGGATCGGGCAAGTCCACCGTGGCGCGGCTGATCGCGGGCCTGTACACGCCCAGCTCGGGCTCGGTCACGTTCGCCGGCACCGACCTTACCGCCATGCGCGGCAACGAAAAGGCGCTAAATCCCTTCCGCCGCCAGATACAGATGGTGTTCCAGGACCCGTATTCATCGGTCAATCCGCGCATGCGCGTGCTGGACATCGTGGCCGAGCCCATCCGCTTCCACCGGCTGGCCGACAACGAAGAGCAGGCCCGCCGCATCGTGGCCGACCTGCTCGACGTGGTGGGCCTGGGCGCCCAGGCCGCGCAGCGCTATCCGCACGAGTTCTCGGGCGGGCAGCGGCAGCGCATCTGCATCGCCCGCGCGCTGGCCACGCGTCCGCGCTTTTTGATCTGCGACGAACCCACTTCGGCGCTGGACGTGTCCATCCAGGCGCAGATCCTGAACCTGCTGAAAGACTTGCAGGAGCAGTTGCGCCTGACCATGCTGTTCATCAGCCACGACCTGCCCGTGATCCGCCAGATGTGCGACCGCGTCGGCGTGATGCGGCACGGACAACTGCTGGAGGTGGCGGATACCGAGACGCTGTTCCGCACGCCCCGGCACGAGTACACGCAGCATCTGCTGGGATTGATGCCAAGGTTGCAGGCGATGTCGAGGGAGGGTTTGGAGATCGAGTCGGCAACCGCAATGGCGCGGTACGCCCGCTAG